In Festucalex cinctus isolate MCC-2025b chromosome 1, RoL_Fcin_1.0, whole genome shotgun sequence, the sequence GGGCAGTTAAGATTTACATAGTGCCCTTTTGCTTATATAAGATCACACAGACACGGGTTCCTGAAGTGTTTATTTAGATGCAGATCAAACAGTTTGAGGCATCTTTGTTTGCCAgtggaataaaaaacaaacaaacaaaaaacactatgTTGGAGAGCCTAATAAAACCCAGAGCAGAATACATAATATATCAACAATAAAGAGAGACAATCATAGAATGgcttctggcaaaaaaaaaaaggcctaatAGCTACCACTCCATTAGacctatttgtttctttttactcataaaatttcacattttatgttaacagattgattttgttttactaGTAATATTCCAGATTTAATGAAATAACAGTTGAGAGCATTTCTTAGAACACAGCTGTCTTGGATTCTAGCAAAAGCAACAGATCCAGGATAGCCTTGGAGAACACTACCCTATTACTTTGCACTTTGAAAGAGACAAATACAACACAGCTTCAAGTTTGATCTTGGTGCTATCAGAGGAGTCCCTCCATCTCTCTCATAAAGGCTTCATAGACCTGGTCCTTGGTCTTCATGCTGGGCTGAGCCACAGCCCCAATCTGAGATGGGTGAGACATGCCCATGGAAGCAGCGGAAGAGTGATGATGTTTGTGGCCATGGCCACTTCCCATACCATCATCTCCTCTCCTTCCCCCGACAACACCTTTGTCCAACGGACCAACCGCTGGCCCCGGCGCCGCACCACTCTTGTCCCTTCGCACTCTCAGTGCAGTGGGCACAAACCGTGTGACCTCCGCTTTGGGATTGATAATTTGTGGTTTGGCAGAGATGGTGGCCCCAGAGCCAGCACCGGCTGCCAGGCCGCCTGCACCAGCGACGGAGGTGAGGTTGGCCCGTTTTTCAATGGTGGCTGCGTGGAGGTGGCTAACAGCAGAGGCTGCAGCAGTCCCTGGGGGAGGGGGGATCTGCATGACATTGGCACGCATGGACATTGATGGAGGAGGAGGCATGTTGCCTTGTGAGCCATCCTGGCCGGATCCTGGGCCTTTTTGCCGCTGGACGAGGCTGGGAGGAGCACTGAGCACGTTGGCGCTGAGAGGTGGTGGGAAGAGGGCAAGAGGTGGCGCCAAGGGACGGGGGGGCCCTCCTGCTCTTGGGGGAGGAGGTGGGATACCTGGAAGGAAAAGCACAAGAATTGCATATTGATTAGCTTTTAAGTACATAATTGACCTCTTgctcaaatgtttacattttggaTGTTTACATACCAAGTCAAACGACTCAACTATTGTACAATTTGCAGTAAAAACTAATTTATTTCAAATCAGAAATATGTAGTTTGAATTTAAAACAACTTGGGAATTCACCAGGGTCAAGGAATAGACCACAAGACAGCTGCAAAGACCACATACTGACACTAATCCCACTTTGATGGTTGGTGCAGCTGCTGTGATAAAGTATAAATGACACATTTACCAGCATTCTGGTTAATGCTATACGTTCCATCCCACGTATGTTTTTTGTGCATCACTTTTTACATTACTACTTCTGGTTGTGTAATTTGATAATAGTAGgcagcgtggctcagtggtagaatgGTCTTCTCCCAACACAAAGGGTGTGGGTTCGACTCCAGGCAATTGTGACCTCATCAAAGTattcttgagcaagatactaaaCCTCAAATTGATCCGGATGCTGCACCATCAGTAGGTAAATGAGTAGTAGCGCTTTGAGAGCCTCGTAAGgtggaatataaataaataaatctcgtaagcactatataaatgaagtgccatttaatAAGAGAGCATCCGTAAGTATAGACATTAATTACAGCAGCATTAGCTCTCTTATATCGCTTAGTCttatattgtcaataaaatgtcattcattaaaaCTAGGTGTAACCTACCTGGCAGATACCAGAGTTCTAAATACTTCTTACAACATTTTGTTGACCTTTTCAGGGACAAAGGTTACTTTTGTTTGTAAGCAGTACCTTgagcattttaaatgttttatttaaatgtattcagGGTTGTGTTTAAAGGGccatgtcagatttttttttaatatagttgtcattggagTTTTGTTTGTATTGAAGGGAAAATAACTAATCAAAATCATAAATTGGATTGGGTTGAGGGGGATcagagattttattttaaggcCATATCGCTTAGTCCAACTGTGATTGGCTAATGTGTGAAAAGAGGTGGTTCTTGTGAGTATCATGCCAACCTTTAGGCTTCACATAACACTTGTAATCGATGAACAACGACAAAGAGGACTACCAGTGTTCACTTTCTTACCAATAAACCACATGTGTAAGAGGAGATAAATCTTGATTATGAGTCCAATCGCTTTGTGAGGAAACagtcatggcaaaaaaaataaaataaaaaataaataaaaaaagacatggaATTCTGTTTAGGGATGAGTTACTATGTATTATTGTACAGTGAATATGTAAGaggaaatgtgaatattttctttGCTGCTTTCGCCCctaaaattttaagtaaaaaaaaaaaaaaaaaaaaaaaaaaagaattgtgatAAAATCGAGATCGGGAATTTATTGCgaaagaatcgtgatatgacatttttaccatatcgtCCACCCCTAGCGTGTCGTACCATTGAAATACATGAACATTCTTTAACCCCTCCACAAATGAATGCCACCAATTTGTCTGACTTGACTCTGTCTGCAATCATAAACTTACCAGGTGGTGCTGGGGGTGGTAGCCGGGGAGGGGGTCCACGTGGCGGGGGGCCTGGAGGAAGACCGGGAGGGGGACCAGGTGGTGGACCAGGTGGGCGACCCGGTGGAGGACCAGGGGGTAAAAGTCGAGGTATTGGAGCTCTCATGCCAGGAATACCCAATGGCCTTAAAAATGGAGGAGCACCTGAAGACATGATGCATAAAACACAATACATATTAAGATTTCAAGCAAAAGCTACACAGAAAAGAGTTGCAGTGTATTTTTTAAGGATGGGTAATGTTTGTGTTAAGGCCCAGCGgttgaaatatatttaaagATACATTTACCCTAGATTTTAGTAATAACAGCAATGAAGGGACATAGAGGCGTTTGCTTTGTTGTTGACTGCAGTGTGTTTCGGGCAGACAAGCAGACGTGACAATGAATAGGATGCTAATCTGACCTGGTGGGGGGCCAGGAGGTGGACCAGAGGGTGGACCAGGAGGCCTGATTGGTGGAGCTGGTGGAGGACCCATAGGTGGAGGCCCAGTCATTGGTGGACCCTGCAAGGGTGGAGGCTGTCCCACAGGACCACTTGGAGGCAGGAGACGCTGACCGCCGGCAATCGGTTGGGGCGGGTCCCCTGGTGGCCCCGTGTCTTCAGCGTCAGAGCTATCCGATTCATCTGTGTACTCTTCCTCAACTTCTTCTTCGTCCTCTTCAGGAATAGACTGACCTGAACAGAGAAGATAACATCATGTCTCATTATTTACAGAATTAAGGTCAATGTTTTTGAGCAGAGATCATTCCCACGAGTTCAGTATACAAACCTGCCATCCGTAACATCATCGCCTGCAGAGGCGTGATGGCCTTGGTCTTCTTCCCagacttctttttctttttcgtttCATCATGTGATGTATCTGAAGGCATATCTGCAAAATGTACACTGCGACCTAACATACAgtacaaaatcaaaataatatattaGTATCAAGACACAAACATACTGGCAACAATTGGAAATCACACAgaaaaagaatggaaaaaaatatcctaCAAGACTTAATTGCTTTTGAGAAAGTTTATCCAATTTCTTTTTGATAACTCAAGCAGAACTGACCATTTTGTAGACAAGTCGCATCATTTTGAATATGCTTCTACTTTATAATGGTGACTTGACATTTCATAGCATAAGCAGTTACAACAGGCTACAATCTAAAACTCTCACCAGCTTGTCTTTCACCCCTCTCCTCACGTCTGTCTCCCTTTCTCGAGTCACCATCTTCATCCCGCTCGTCGTCACTGTCTTCCTCAGAGTCGCTGTCATCGTCGTCCAGATCGTCCCTGTCGCTCCCACTGCCGCTGTCCTGATCTCTTCTGTCTGTTGAGGCCCTGTCTAAGCCAGGAATTGAGGTCTCTACTCaggccaaaaaagaaaacaaaaaacaaaaacacaaaaaaacaaacaaacaacaatctaattaaataacaaataaacatccACTATTCAAAATATCAAACAAAATGTATGTCTTACCAGATTCAGTGCCATAAGACCGCCGTGAAGGAATACCATATAGTGCCAAGACTTGAGGTGGTGGGGGCCCAGGTGGAGGCCCTGGCGGTTTCTTCCCAGGGGGTAAACGTGGCACAGGTGGCAATGTTGGCAATACCAAGCCAGACGATATAGGTGCTTTACTGTGGGGCACACATAATAGAATGCTGGCAATCTAACAATATTGATCTGCCGTTCGGGAAAATCCAGATATTCCCGATGGCTACCACGCCCCTGAATagaggagagtttttttttaagtgccaaATAAGCCAAGAGCTCATGGTCTTGATATAGGTAAGCCAATTAGACACCAAAGAAGAGCTCACACTTATTAgacctggacaaaaaaaaagaaaaaaaaaaagaacacacaagaaaatctaaataaatgatTGGGAGTTAGAGCCTACCCAAAAAAGGAGCCCTTCTTCAGTATTGAAGGAGGCTGAGCCCCTGGTAGAGGGATGTCCTGAATGTGAATATTGGAAGGTGCATGGGGCATATCTGGTAAAGGAATACTGTCAACCTCCACAGATTCTGCATTCTGcaaggaaaagaaaacattaacaGTGTTGCTgtcaataaaaacacaacacaacctTCGAAATGACTCATTGAAATGAACTCATGACGTTTGACAATTTGCAGTATAAAACGCTGCTCAATGCATGTTTTACCTAGCAGGGATACATTATCATCTCAatcaaaggttaaaaaaaaatacaaaccttGACTGAATCGAAATAGAGTGCCAGCTGGCCCCGTTTACTCTCGTATTCTAGTTCCAGTTTGCGCAGATCCTTGTAGGTTTCAGGATTCTCCCGCTCATACAGACGAACAATACGTTCAAATGTCTCACGCAGCTTCTTCCGCTTGTCCCTCAGCACCTTCTCATTTAGTAAGGGCTGCTGGACAGGGTTAAACTCTATTGCAGAGAATAAATAATACCCTCAGATTTAAATGAATTTTACAGTCACAGAATAGTGAATGTACAggtcttaaagggatcgttcggattttttaacatgaatctcaatttcatcctcacctccagtgtgtgcgatcagcactgacttacccctgacagctagctgatccttccgctagaagttgtttgtcttttcgaaggggGAAGGATacgctagctggctgcagtgcgtcgattAGCCGTCTTCAGGGCGAcgcacagtgatacgaacgaacagaaaattagtggctggcggtaatggcgtctgacttttttcagaaaaggagtattgtgatggaaatgtatcacgcttttgaacacaaatagtttttaaaagaaaaacgctttatttccgagaccccaggcagcttgctggactattttcctctcgtccaacaccggatcagaactcgtgtcacagaacgctgtcaggggtaagtcagtgctgatcgcacacactgaaggtgaagatgaaattgagattcatgttaaaaaaatccgaacgatccctttaaaagAACCAAGCAATTCTTACAACTATAAGTACGATTAATGGTATAAATTCTACAGTCTCTCACCCATTTCATCCAATTTCTCCATGTCTCTAATTATCTGTCTGGGATCCTTCATCTTAAGCACTGCCGCTCTCACCATCATTCTCTGCTTTTTGttctagaaataaaataaataatagtagaGAAAGGTAAATGGCAAAAGAATTGCTTCACAAATGAttctaaaatacaaataataataataataatacctttTTTAACTCCCTTTTCCTGGCTTCTtttcctgtttaaaaaaagtcaagtgtGCACATTATTATGCTAATCTGATCATAGCTGACAATTTCTgcttctttgcattttgcactaACAGCAAGGTACTGGCTGGCAGGTACTTACTGGCCTGATCCGTGGGGTTCATGAATTTCCCACTCTTGGTGGACGAAGTTGAACGTCGTCCCATTGTGACGCTGTCTCCTTTTGCctaatgggacattcaaatcCATCAAGGATGACATGTGTAACAAACAACCAACTTCCAAGTACATGCATTTAAAAGTTATacacacaatgtttcaattctACAAGTACATGTATTTCAAAAAGCAGTACATCACTAATCCCATAAAGTACATTAAGGAAACAGTGTAGTGCGAACATAagtttattcattcattatacacattaTGTGTACATTTGCACAAAACTCCCGATCAGCGAACGAATGAACATTTTAACTCTACAAAGCATAGTGTGCTAAAATAATCAGAGGTAGAAAATATAcagattgtttattttaaaaacaagcaaGATTACTAAAACGACGCTGCGAATTAGCCGAAAAGCTAATATTAGCCTGCACTTGTAGCTATGGCCGCGTTAGCTTCAACAGCGGAGAACACACAGAAATGTAATACAGTATTACCTTAAGAAGAAAACAAGTAGAAAGGGTAATACTCCCCGAACACGACTCGGCTAATATggtttaaatactgtattttgctTCAGCCAGACAACTGAAACTGAAAGCAACTGAATGGAACACGACTTTTCGTTAGCTGCTCGCCATGTTAGCGCAGGCACTGGCAACCGTAAGCAACACCGGAAGTAGATCAACTGACACCATCAAAATAAGACAGCCGAGCCATCAGGCGTTGTGACCCCAGCCGTAGTAAAACGATAAAATTCATTTTGTTACAATGTTTACTTTCATTTTCTTTCAGCAAATACTACAACTATTTTACCCCCACCAAATCCCCCcactaaataaatagttttactcaaatatttgtttttgtttttttcttgtttttcttttttgtttttttgttttttttcctgatttcaaattcaatttaTTGAATAATCAATTTCAGGGACAGTATATGTAAAACTATGACACTGACCTGACTAtacatttacatgtttttacTGCCATAAATGTCACtcttactgtaaataaagtctGAATGTACTGTATCTATCTGTTCTATCCGTTGTTGATCATGTGATTTAGTAGGAGGTTGGTGGACGTGAAAAAAGTACACAGCAGAGGGCGACATTTCACTGTTTTATGTCGTCTGTAAAAACAACACCTAAATTTTATGAAATAGATTATTTGGCGTAAAATCATTTTATTGCCATTAACCATGTTGCATTGCAGAAAACATGCGGACAtatatagctaaaaaaaaacaacaacaaaccaaaacaaaacaagcaaacaaacaaacaaaaaaacactccatTTGTGACAAACTGGAGTAATTGGCAAAGGAATTCCTGGGGCCCAATCGTACATCTTCaacaacatattaaaaatatatctgCTAGATTGGTTGATTACTCAATAGACTTGAGGACTCTGCTTTAAACTTAGAAAACTGAGTTTAGAATAATCCTATTTCATTCCAGCAATGGAGAATTCCTGCAATCTCAGAGATATTTGGGTGTGATAATGTCATCCatcatattaaataaaaatatctctTTGCTGGTAACTAGTGGCTCATAATAATTCCATAATCAAATGTGTTGGAAGTTATAAAAGCAATTACAGTCAAAGTGCAAATTTGATATAATTTGAGATGTAAATATGACAGACACAACACAATCAGTGTCAATGAAACTAAACAGGCTTTATGTTGAACAATATAAGATTTATTCCTCCAAATCTGAATGAAATGTTCACAAAGATATGTGGATTTCATAGCCACTTACCAGGCCATAATGACAGAGGACAAGCAAAAGCATAAACAATTTGGGGTTGATATGCAAGAGAAAGTTGAAGAAGACACGTTCAAGTAACATATTGTTTTCAGTGATGAGGTCACTATTCATACAAATGACAAAGTCAATAAGCATAATGTTCATATTTGAGGTGAAGAAAGTCTGAAGTACTGAATTGCATGTCCCGTATCGCAGGCAGAACACATACAGACGATTGTGAAATTGGCAGTGAATACACATATCTTTGAATTTTTCACTCATATTTGGAGGcgtaaatattatattgttcaaCATTAAGCCTGTTTAGTTTCATTAACCTTGACCATGTAGTTTCTGTCATATTTATATCTCAAATGATAGCAAATTTTATGAAACACCCAGGATATAAGGGACCATATGGAGGCCATGTGGTTAGGCCCttatgtgtggagtttgcacatTCTCCTGCTGTATATTCTGGCTTGCTCTCACATTCCATAAACATTCATGCTAGGTTCATCGAAGACTCTGAACTGCCTATCTGCGTGAACGTGAGTGTGAACcactacatacagtatatagcaTGACATACTATAGGCCTAAGTGTGATAGTTATACTTCATGAGTAGTCCCATCGAAGTCTGTATTGATGAGTGTAAAGTACTTTAACATCAGCATATACAAAATATGAACCTGTGTTTAACGCCTCCGGGTCCTCCCTGTAACCTTTATTCATCACACATAAGGAATAacgacacaacacaacacacacattgattttcattatttttttacttagtcATCACGCTACTCTACAGGTTGAAAGAGGTGATAGAATCATAGGCTCAACTGGGCTGGTCTGTAcagaattgtaaaaataaaaaattcacatgCCAGTGCTATTCCTTCAGCACTGCTCCCACATTTTTGCTCAAAACACTTTTGGAACTGTTTTGCATATAAAAGGGGTTCAAATTCAAAGAGAAAGGTGATAATATAAAGCAATATAAAGCTATTTATGTCATGATGGGGAGACACTTGTGGTTTGCCGTCTAATAAGGAACAGGTCCGTAGTAGGCGTTGTAGGCAGCCACAACTCCATCTGTGTCCATCATGTGATCGCAAGCCACGTTGGACTCGCAGACTTCTCTCAGGCTGAGTGAAGATAGAGAAGATAGAGATATGCTTTCCAAACATATTTTTGGTCAAAATCATTCATACAAGTTGTTAATGGCATACTTCTCCACTTGGGTCAGGGTCAGCTCTCTTCTTGGCACCACTGCAGCGGCCTGTGACCTGTCCACAAACACTTGACCTGCACACCACACACATTTAACGTCACCTTACTTCATTGTTTACTTAGTTCGAAAAGATTTCAAGTCATCCTACCCTGCTGATCAAACAAACCAAAGCCAAATTGTAAGTACAGTAGAGATGTATTACTATGATTC encodes:
- the wbp11 gene encoding WW domain-binding protein 11, yielding MGRRSTSSTKSGKFMNPTDQARKEARKRELKKNKKQRMMVRAAVLKMKDPRQIIRDMEKLDEMEFNPVQQPLLNEKVLRDKRKKLRETFERIVRLYERENPETYKDLRKLELEYESKRGQLALYFDSVKNAESVEVDSIPLPDMPHAPSNIHIQDIPLPGAQPPSILKKGSFFGKAPISSGLVLPTLPPVPRLPPGKKPPGPPPGPPPPQVLALYGIPSRRSYGTESETSIPGLDRASTDRRDQDSGSGSDRDDLDDDDSDSEEDSDDERDEDGDSRKGDRREERGERQAGRSVHFADMPSDTSHDETKKKKKSGKKTKAITPLQAMMLRMAGQSIPEEDEEEVEEEYTDESDSSDAEDTGPPGDPPQPIAGGQRLLPPSGPVGQPPPLQGPPMTGPPPMGPPPAPPIRPPGPPSGPPPGPPPGAPPFLRPLGIPGMRAPIPRLLPPGPPPGRPPGPPPGPPPGLPPGPPPRGPPPRLPPPAPPGIPPPPPRAGGPPRPLAPPLALFPPPLSANVLSAPPSLVQRQKGPGSGQDGSQGNMPPPPSMSMRANVMQIPPPPGTAAASAVSHLHAATIEKRANLTSVAGAGGLAAGAGSGATISAKPQIINPKAEVTRFVPTALRVRRDKSGAAPGPAVGPLDKGVVGGRRGDDGMGSGHGHKHHHSSAASMGMSHPSQIGAVAQPSMKTKDQVYEAFMREMEGLL